The Terrirubrum flagellatum nucleotide sequence GCTGGCGATCGACAGGACGCCGCCGAGCAACTGCCACGGCGTCACGGCCGTGCTGGCGCCCGTCAGCGTCCAGGCGCTCGCGCCAATCTTCTGGAACGCGTCGAAGTTCTGGTATTGCGCGGTCGCGCCGATCGTCGAGGCGTCGAAGCTGGCGTCGGCGGTTCCGCCGAGCTTGAGGACGTCGTTGAGCCCGGTTGGGCTGGCCACGACATTGCCGAAAATCTGCGAGCCGGCCTGAAGTTCAAGACGAAGTTGAGTCGACGCACCCGTATTGATCGCGATGGCGTTGGCCGAGCCGCTGCCGGCGCGGATCGTGCCACTGTTGATGACGGAAACATTCCAAGAGGAGCTGTCGATCGCGATCGCGGCCGCACCGTTGCCGCCTTCCAAAGTGCCGGAATTGGTGATCGTGGTGTTGGTTCCGCGACCGGCGACCGCAGCAGCGCCTACCCCGACACCACTAAGATCGGAGCCGCCGCGGATCGTGCCGAAATTGATGAGGGTCGCAGGTTTGGCAGATGAGCCGACCAAAAAAGCGCCCGCCCCGACGTGGCCCGCCACCTGGCTATTCCCGCCCTGAATGACGCCGCTGGCGTTGTTGATCAGCGTCGCGCCAGTGTTGAGAATATTGACGCCGGAGCCGTTGTTTCCGAGGCCGCCGCCTTGCCCAAGTCCGCCGGCGACTGCGCCATTGTTGATGAAGGTCACGACATTGGTGAGCGAGACGCCGAGGCCGCCGGAATTGCCCGCGCCGCCTGTGATGGACCCATTGTTGATGACCTGGGCGGTCGTGCCGCCGACTGTCGCGATGCCGCTATTGACGACAAGCCCGACACCGGCGGAGCCTGCGGAGGCTCCTCCTGTAAGCGTTCCGGCAAAAGTCAGTGAGCCGCTGGGAAAATTGCCGTTGAACGTGATGCTGCCTGCTGTGATCCCAGACAAAACGAAGCCCTGCGTGTCGATCGTCAGGGACTTTGACGGATTGGGCAGCGATCCGGCTATCGTGAAGCTCTGGGTCGCGATAATCGTCGAACTCGCATCCGGGCTCGCATTCGCCGCAGCAATGGCGTTGTTCAGTTCCGTTGCATCGCTGACGAAATAAGTCGCGGCCAACGCCTGCGGCGACGGCAAACATGCGATCGCGAGCGCCGCGTAACTGGAATTCACAAGAATTCGCCGCTTAATCGCGTTCGCCACGATCGCCCCTGTCGCCTGACAATCATTCTGCGAATCGCGAATGACGCACGGTCATCGTAATAATCAGAAACATCATCAAGCAAGGCGGCGCCGTTTGGATGACAGCGTGTTAACGAGCGGTTGCGGATTGTTGCGACAAAGCGATGACGCTGCGAGGCGCGCGTCTTTTGCGCGAGGCGTCACACATGCGCATTCATTGCGCTTGTCGCTTCATTCTTTTGCGCTTTGGCGCGATCTTGCGCGTCGTCTTCTCGCGCTTCGCCGCCACGCGTCGCGCAGCGCCCAGCGCCGCGCGTCCCCAGACGAGGAATTCGTCGGGCTCGTCGAACAGGCGGTCGGGAACGCGCCAGAATGAGAGATCGATGTCGGCGCCTTTCTTCCGGTAATTCAGCGGCGGCTCTGACGCCGCTTCCTTGAGCGCCACGCGATTTTCGTCATCGACGCGGAAATAGAGCGCGTCGTCGCGCACCATTCCGAGCATCAGCCCGTCGCAGAACAGGCCCGTCTTGCCGAACATGCGACGCGTCGTGATATGGCCGAGCGGTTCAAGCTGCTCGCGAAGAAAATCAGAGAAGCTTTCGCTCGCGACCATGCTGTTCCCTGTGCAACCGCAGTCGTAGAATCCTTTGGGCGCGGTCAGCGATCTTCGCCGCCGTCCGCGCGCCGTCAATGGCGCGATTGACGCCGTTCAATCTGCAATGCTGCTCATCGCCAGCGAGATTGCCACCATTCGGATGCGCGCATAGCGTTATTGTCGGTCAGTGGCGTTCCAATGCGAAAGGGAGCCGGCATGTCATCTCCGGTGGAGGAAAACGCACAACAATATAGCGACAGCCGGAAACTCGCCGCGCGGGCGCGTCTCAACCGGGAATATACGATCGCTGACGCTCCCTGGTTTCCCTGGGTCGCGCGACAATTGTCGCTGACGACCGGAGATCGCGTTCTCGACATCGGCTGCGGTCCGGGCTGGTTCTGGGCCGCATCTGCAAGCGCGCTGCCGAAAGGGTTGAAACTTGTGCTTGCGGATATGTCGCCCGGCATGGTCGCCGAAGCGGTGGAGCGCTGCAACTCGCTGCCATTTGCTTCAGTCGAAGGCCGACAAGCAGACGCCGCGGCCCTTCCATTCGAAGACTGCGCCTTCGATGCGGTCGTCGCCATGCACATGCTGTATCATGTCGCCGATCCGGCGGCGGCCATTGCGGAAATGTGGCGCGTGCTGAAGCCGGGCGGCCTGCTTGCGGTCACCACGAACGGCGCTGACAATATGCGCGAGATCTATGCGTTGACGACGGTCTTCGGCAGCGCTCCATCCGATCCGGCGGCGGCCTTGTTCGGCTACGACGCAGCCGAACGCCTGATGCAATCGCAGTTCGGCAATGTCGCTTACTCCGATTATCCGGCGAAACTCCGGATCACCGATCCCGAGGACATATTCCTGGCGCTCACATCCTATCCGCCCGGAGATCGCGCCAGTGAAGCTCAGCAACAGGCTTTCCGCGACGCGATCACGCTTGCATTCCGGCAAGGGAATGGCGCGCTCGAATCGAGGAAGCAGACCGGATTGTTCCTCAGCAGAAAATTGAAAACCGTCTGATCAGAGAGGCGCCGCCTGAGCTCGGCGATTGGCTGGCGTCACTCGGCTCAAGACAGACGGCGGCTCCCCGGATTTCAAGCCGCTTTCGCCGCGGCGCGCGCGCCATCCTGCAGGATGCGCGCAAGCGCGCTCTGCACGGCGGCGCGGAACGTCGCATTCTCCGGCAGGTCTGAGCCGAAGATCGTGTCGAAGCGCAGCAGCGCCGCGCTGAGTCGACCTGCGTCGCGGCCTGCCGCGTCGGCCGCCGCGCGCAATTTGTCGGCGAGGGGATCGCGCACCTCGATCGCCTTGCCGTTCTCGTCGACGCCCATGACATATCGCATCCAGGCGGCGACGCCGGTGGCGAGATGCGCGATCGGCGCGCCTGATTTCAGACGTTCGCGGATCGTGCCGAGCAGGCGCTGCGGCAATTTCTGCGAGCCGTCCATGGCGATCTGCCAGGTGCGGTGACGGATCGAGGGATTGCGGAAGCGATCGAGCAGCGCCTTCGCATAGGCCGGCAGATCGGCGCCCGACGGCGGCGGCACGGTCGGAATGATCTCGCGCCAGAGCCCTTCGAGAAATTGCGCCAGCACGGGATCGCCGCTCGCCTCCGCCACCGTCTCATGGCCGGAGAGATAGCCGAGATAGGCGAGCGAGGAATGCGCGCCGTTGAGCATGCGCAGCTTCATGAATTCGAATGGCGCGACGTCCGACACGATCTCCGCGCCGACCTTCTCCCAGGCCGGGCGGCCATTCGCGAATTCATCCTCGATCACCCATTGGCGGAAGGATTCCGTCGTGACGACGGCGCGATCCTCGAGGCCAAGCGCCTGCGCGGTCGCGGCGATGTCGGCGTCGGTCGTCGCGGGAACGATGCGATCGACCATCGTCGAGGGAAAGGCGCCGTTGTTCTCGATCCATTGCGCCAGCGCATCATCGACAAGCGCGGCGTAGGCGAGGGTGAGGCCGCGAACCACTTCGCCGTTCGACGGGAGATTGTCGAGCGGCATCACCGTGAAGGGGCCAAGGCCGGCTTTGCGGCGCGCGGCAAGGGCCGCGACGATCGTTCCGATCGCCGAGCGCGGCGTCTCCCGATGTTCGAGATCATGCGCGATATCGGGATGCGCCGCGTTGAGGCGCCCCGTCGCGGGATCGTGGCAATAGCCTTTCTCGGTCACGGTCAGCGACACGATGCGCGTATCCGCTGACGCCATGCGCGCGATCAGGCCACGCGGATCCTCCGGCAGAACCGCGAGCGCGTTGAGCGCGCCGATGGCGACGCGCTTCTCGCCTTCCGCGCCGCGCACGGCGATGGTGTAGAGCCCGTCCTGCGGACGCAGCGTCTCCACGACGTCAGGACGACGCATGCTGACGCCGCACACGCCCCAGGGACCGAACTCCTTCGACAGAATCTCGTCGGTGTAGTCGAGCAGATGCGCGCGCGAGAACGCGCCGATCCCGAGATGCACGACGCCCGTCTTCAGCGCGGCGCGATCATAGGAAAAGCGCCTGACATGGGTGGGAAGGCGGTCGAACGTGGCGAGGGACAGGCGCGTCATCGAAGGCGATCAGAATGTAGGAGTGGGCGGCGACCATAAGGCCGCCGCGGTGAGCGGGAAAGCGTCAGGCCCTCGGCTCGGCTTTCTCGGCGACGGCTTCAAACACGATGTCGTCGACAAATTCGAAGCGCACACGGTCGCCCGGTTTCACCGGATGGATGCCCGTCGTCATACCCGTCGAAACCAGATCGCCCGATGTGAGCGAGCGCCCGCGTGAAGCGAGCTGCGCGACAAGAAACGCCAGCGCCGCCAGCGGTCCGCCGAAGACGCGTGACGCATCGCCTTCGCCAACATTCGCGCCATTGACCAGAGCGCGCGACGTCAGGCTCGCAAGCGGGCGCGTGCGCCAATCCTTGATCTCGGGGCCAAGCAGCAGTCCGGAATTATTACCGAAATCTGAGATGACTGATGTCGGGCCGAGATCATTGATGCCGCCGAACGGGCTGCTCGCGATCTCCGCGCCCGCATGCATCGCTGCGATCTTTGCAGCGAGTCGGTCTTCGCTGGCGGCGTCGTCAGGCGCAATCGTTGCGCCAACGCGGAAAATGAATTCGGCTTCGACCGCGGCGAAGCCGCCGGCGAAAATCGCGAAGGAGGGAACGGCGTCGCCGCCCGCGCGCTTAACCTTGCTTGCGAAGGCCGGACCGGCGAGACGCGCGGCGCCGAATTTCTCGCGCAAATCAGGCGCGATGCCCGCCACTTTCCAGCCCGTGATGCGGTCTTGCCAGCGCGCAATCGCGGCTTCCTGCACGGCGTAGGCGTCGGTCAACGTCGCCGGCAATTCGCCGGGATAGACGGCGATTGGCGCGGCGCGGCGGCGGGCGTCGGTGAAGGCCGTGGCGATGTCGGCCGCGCTCTTGGTGTTCGTCATAGTGTCGCTCGCTTCGCCCCCAAGCCCGCTTGTGTCCGCGATTGGCCGCCGCCGCAACCCGCCTTGGACAATCTTGTATGGCGTGGTATGGCAGTTTCATGCCCCAGGCAATGACGCCCGTTCTGCGCGCCTTTCCGCCCGACGATCCCGGCGGCGCCTCGCTCGCCGATCAGGTCGGCCGGATGCTTCGACGCGCGATCGTCACGCTTGAGCTGCCGCCCGGCGCGCGCCTCTCCGAGAACGATATCGCGCTGAAGTTCGGCGTGTCGCGGCAGCCGGTGCGCGAGGCGATCATCGCGCTCTCGAAGATCGGACTGGTGCGCGTGATGCCCCAGCGCGGCACCATCGTCGTGAAAATCTCTACGCGGCAGATGGAGCAGGTGCGTTTCACGCGCGAGGCGCTGGAGACGTCGATCGCGCGGCGCGCCTGCGATCGCTTCGCTCCCGTCATTCGCGCCAGCCTCGACTCGATTATCGCCGCGCAAATTACGGCCGCGGAGGCGGGGGATCATCCGGCCTTCCAGACCCATGACGAACGCTTTCACGCCGCGCTCGCCTCCGGCGCCGAAGCCGATCTCGCCTGGGCTCTCGTCGTCGACATCAAGCATCACATGGATCGCGTCTGCCACCTGACGCTGTGGGATCGCGACGCGATGCTCGCCATCGTCGATCAGCACAAGGCGATTATCGCCGCGATCGACGCGCGCGACGCCGACGCCGCCGAGCAGGCGATGCGCTGCCATCTCACCGAAATTCTTCGCTCGCTGCCGCGCGTGCTCGCGGAGCAGGCGGAGCTGTTCGAGTAATCCAAGAGGGGAAAAGTCGGCATGAGCGCCATCGACATCGAGATCAGGCACGCCATTCATCCTGATCATGCCGAGAGCTTCAATACGGAGGAGCTGCGCAAGCATTTTCTTGTGACCGGCCTGTTCACGCCTGGCCGCATCAAGGCGGTCTATACGCATTATGACCGCATGGTCGTGTTCGGCATCGCGCCTGCGACAGGCGCGCTCTCGTTCGGCCAGGAGCTTGCCGATCTCGTCAAATCGCCTTTCTTCCTGTCGCGGCGCGAGATCGGGATTTTCAATGTCGGCGGCGCCGGCAGCGTGATTGCCGACGGCAAAGGCTATGAACTCGACAAGGGCGACGCGCTCTATCTGCCGATGGGGACGAAGACGCTCGCCTTCGATAACGCGAACGCTTCATCGCCCGCGAAATTCTACGCCTGCAGCGCGCCGGCGCATGCGGCGCATCCGGCGAAATTGTTCAAGGCGTCAGCGATGAAGGGCGACCAGCTCGGCGCCGTGGAGACGTCGAACAAGCGCGTGCTGACGAAATACATGCATGTCGATGATCTCCCGACATGCCAGATCGTCATGGGCTACACCCGGCTCGAAACGGGCAATGTCTGGAACAGCATTCCGCCGCACACCCATGATCGGCGCATGGAGGCCTATCTCTATTTCGATTTGCCCAAGGATCAGGTCGTCGTGCATCTCATGGGCCGGCCGCAGGCGACGCGTCATCTGATCGTGCGCAATGATGAAGTCGTGCTGTCGCCGCCCTGGTCGATCCATTGCGGCTGCGGCACCTCGAATTACGGGTTCATCTGGGCGATGGCGGGCGACAACCAGACTTTTACGGACATGGATCCCGCGCCTGTCAGTTCGCTGCTGTGAGGGTGTGATGAAGGCGTTTGATCTCGCGGGAAAGACGGCGCTCGTCACCGGCGCCAACACCGGTCTCGGTCAGGCGATCGCGATTGCGCTCGCTGAAGCGGGCGCGCGCGTCGCGCTCGCAGGCCGCTCCGCAATGGATGACACGCAGGCGCGCATCGCGGCGCTTGGGCGAGACAGCCTCGCGATCAAGGCTGATTTCGTCACGATCGAGCCGGTGCAACGCGTCATCGACGAGGCGGTGAAGTGGGGCGGCGCGCTCGACATCCTCGTCAACAATGCGGGCATCATCCGACGCGCCGATGCGGTCGATTTCACCGAGGCCGACTGGGACGCGGTGATGGATACGAATCTGAAATCCGTTTTCTTCCTCTCGCAAGCGGCGGCGCGTCACATGATTCCGCGCGGCGCCGGCAAGATCATCAATATCGCTTCGCTGCTTTCATTCCAGGGCGGCATCCGCATTCCCTCCTATACCTCGTCGAAAAGCGGACTTGCCGGCCTGACGCGTCTGCTCGCCTGCGAATGGGCGCCGAAGGGGATTAATGTGAATGCGATTGCGCCGGGTTATTTCGTCACCAACAATACGCAGGCCTTGCGCGAGGACAAGGAGCGCAGCTCAGCGATCCTTGCGCGCATTCCCGCGGGACATTGGGGCGATCCGAAAGAAATCGGCGGCGCAGCGGTGTTTCTTGCTTCGGATGCGGCCGCCTATGTTCACGGCGTCGTGCTGCCGGTCGATGGCGGCTGGCTCGCGCGCTAGCGCGCCCTTCAGTTTTATCGCGCGAAGACGATCGTTGGATGATCCTTGTAGGTCGTCCGGCGGATTTCGCGATAGCCGCATTTTTCCGCGACGCGTCGTGACGCCTGATTGTCCGGCGCGATGATGCAGACGGTGTGGCGCTTTGCGAAATGCCGGTCGCCCCATGCGAGTGCTGCATTCACCGCTTCCGTGGCGTAGCCCTTGCCGTGCGCCGAGGGCGAAAGCACCCAGCCGATCTCGGGCGCGTCGCCAAGCGAAGGCGTGATGTCGCGACGATAGTCTGCGAAACCGATTTCGCCCACGAACGCGCCGCTGTCTTTTTCTTCGACGACCCAGTAGCCGAAGCCCATGAGCGCCCAGTGGCCCACATAGCGCAGAAGGCGCGACCAGGATTCCTCCTGCGTGAAGGGACGTCCGCCAATGAAGCGCGTGACGTCGGCGTCGGCCCATAGCGCCGCGGTGAGAGCCGCATCTTCAACGCGATGGCCGCGCAGCCTC carries:
- a CDS encoding TfoX/Sxy family protein, producing the protein MVASESFSDFLREQLEPLGHITTRRMFGKTGLFCDGLMLGMVRDDALYFRVDDENRVALKEAASEPPLNYRKKGADIDLSFWRVPDRLFDEPDEFLVWGRAALGAARRVAAKREKTTRKIAPKRKRMKRQAQ
- a CDS encoding class I SAM-dependent methyltransferase, with product MSSPVEENAQQYSDSRKLAARARLNREYTIADAPWFPWVARQLSLTTGDRVLDIGCGPGWFWAASASALPKGLKLVLADMSPGMVAEAVERCNSLPFASVEGRQADAAALPFEDCAFDAVVAMHMLYHVADPAAAIAEMWRVLKPGGLLAVTTNGADNMREIYALTTVFGSAPSDPAAALFGYDAAERLMQSQFGNVAYSDYPAKLRITDPEDIFLALTSYPPGDRASEAQQQAFRDAITLAFRQGNGALESRKQTGLFLSRKLKTV
- a CDS encoding GNAT family N-acetyltransferase, with translation MSEAPVIETARLRLRGHRVEDAALTAALWADADVTRFIGGRPFTQEESWSRLLRYVGHWALMGFGYWVVEEKDSGAFVGEIGFADYRRDITPSLGDAPEIGWVLSPSAHGKGYATEAVNAALAWGDRHFAKRHTVCIIAPDNQASRRVAEKCGYREIRRTTYKDHPTIVFAR
- the kduI gene encoding 5-dehydro-4-deoxy-D-glucuronate isomerase, translated to MDIEIRHAIHPDHAESFNTEELRKHFLVTGLFTPGRIKAVYTHYDRMVVFGIAPATGALSFGQELADLVKSPFFLSRREIGIFNVGGAGSVIADGKGYELDKGDALYLPMGTKTLAFDNANASSPAKFYACSAPAHAAHPAKLFKASAMKGDQLGAVETSNKRVLTKYMHVDDLPTCQIVMGYTRLETGNVWNSIPPHTHDRRMEAYLYFDLPKDQVVVHLMGRPQATRHLIVRNDEVVLSPPWSIHCGCGTSNYGFIWAMAGDNQTFTDMDPAPVSSLL
- a CDS encoding GntR family transcriptional regulator, translated to MPQAMTPVLRAFPPDDPGGASLADQVGRMLRRAIVTLELPPGARLSENDIALKFGVSRQPVREAIIALSKIGLVRVMPQRGTIVVKISTRQMEQVRFTREALETSIARRACDRFAPVIRASLDSIIAAQITAAEAGDHPAFQTHDERFHAALASGAEADLAWALVVDIKHHMDRVCHLTLWDRDAMLAIVDQHKAIIAAIDARDADAAEQAMRCHLTEILRSLPRVLAEQAELFE
- a CDS encoding mannitol dehydrogenase family protein, translated to MTRLSLATFDRLPTHVRRFSYDRAALKTGVVHLGIGAFSRAHLLDYTDEILSKEFGPWGVCGVSMRRPDVVETLRPQDGLYTIAVRGAEGEKRVAIGALNALAVLPEDPRGLIARMASADTRIVSLTVTEKGYCHDPATGRLNAAHPDIAHDLEHRETPRSAIGTIVAALAARRKAGLGPFTVMPLDNLPSNGEVVRGLTLAYAALVDDALAQWIENNGAFPSTMVDRIVPATTDADIAATAQALGLEDRAVVTTESFRQWVIEDEFANGRPAWEKVGAEIVSDVAPFEFMKLRMLNGAHSSLAYLGYLSGHETVAEASGDPVLAQFLEGLWREIIPTVPPPSGADLPAYAKALLDRFRNPSIRHRTWQIAMDGSQKLPQRLLGTIRERLKSGAPIAHLATGVAAWMRYVMGVDENGKAIEVRDPLADKLRAAADAAGRDAGRLSAALLRFDTIFGSDLPENATFRAAVQSALARILQDGARAAAKAA
- the kduD gene encoding 2-dehydro-3-deoxy-D-gluconate 5-dehydrogenase KduD → MKAFDLAGKTALVTGANTGLGQAIAIALAEAGARVALAGRSAMDDTQARIAALGRDSLAIKADFVTIEPVQRVIDEAVKWGGALDILVNNAGIIRRADAVDFTEADWDAVMDTNLKSVFFLSQAAARHMIPRGAGKIINIASLLSFQGGIRIPSYTSSKSGLAGLTRLLACEWAPKGINVNAIAPGYFVTNNTQALREDKERSSAILARIPAGHWGDPKEIGGAAVFLASDAAAYVHGVVLPVDGGWLAR